The proteins below come from a single Nostoc sp. KVJ3 genomic window:
- a CDS encoding KGK domain-containing protein — protein MEDGFERLNHDEVVSIEPDTFNKLNIAKTFKVRDLITAIKEYIGAEETDEVNLYTQGLNCEVLQFSTQGWKKGKVRLALEFCPDELESPLDEIFEKLKQIEK, from the coding sequence ATGGATTTGAGAGACTAAATCACGATGAAGTTGTGTCTATAGAACCAGACACTTTTAATAAATTAAATATTGCTAAAACTTTTAAAGTCCGTGATTTGATTACCGCAATTAAGGAATATATTGGAGCAGAAGAGACAGATGAAGTCAATTTATATACCCAAGGATTAAATTGTGAAGTTTTGCAATTTAGTACTCAAGGATGGAAAAAAGGAAAAGTTAGACTTGCTTTAGAATTTTGTCCTGATGAATTGGAATCACCACTTGATGAGATTTTTGAAAAGCTTAAACAAATAGAAAAATAA